The following is a genomic window from Candidatus Aramenus sp. CH1.
AACTTCAAATGTTAGGTTCAAGAAAGGCGAGAACGCCAGGCATACAAAATTACACTAGGGTAGTAGTTTCTGACAACAGCGGAGGTAAAGAGGCAGTTGTAATAGGAGTTTACGGTTACAGAGGTGTGCTCAGGAGGGTGCCCTTTGCTAACGTTGGCGATTTAGTAATGGTTTCAGTGAGGAAGGGCACTCCTGAGGTAAGGAAGCAGAAGTTCAAGGCAGTTGTAATAAGGCAGAGGATGCCTTTTAGGAGGCCAGATGGCACATGGATAGCTTTTGAAGATAACGCAGTGGTAATAGTGAACCCTGACGGTACCCCTAAGGGTACAGAAGTTAGGGGACCCGTGGCTAGGGAAGCTGCAGAGAGGTGGCCTAAGGTAGCCAGCCTAGCTACTTTAGTCATCTAAGGTGAGAGAAATGGTCTCGTCTAAGCCCACAAAGCAAAGGAAGTTTATCTATAATACGCCTAATCACCTTAGAAAGCTAAAGCTTGTGGCACCTCTTTCCAAGGATCTGGCAAAAGAGGTAGGAGTAAAGAGGCTCCCAGTTAGGAAGGGCGATACTGTAAAGGTTATGAGAGGAGATCACGTGGGGTTTGAGGGGAAGGTTGCTGGAGTGGATACAAAATCTGGCAGGATAGCTATAGAAGGCCTTACCAGGAAAAAGGCAGATGGAACCCCAGTATACGTGTGGATACACGCCTCAAAGGTACAGATTACTAAGCTCGACTTGTCGGATCCCAAGAGAAAGGAAATGATAGAGAGGAAGTCAAAGGCAAAGGCTCAAGGTGAGTGAAAATGGTCCACGTAACTAGGTATTCGGCCCCTTGGTTCTTAAGGATAAGCAAGAAGGAGTACAAGTGGACTGTAAGGGTATCTCCAGGTCCACATAGTTTACAAGCCAGCATACCCCTTAGTCTATTCTTGAGGGATTACCTTAAAGTCGCCACTAACCTTAGGGAGGCTAAGAACATAATTTCGGCGGGGAAGATACTTGTTGACGGAAGGGTAAGAAGGGATTACAGATACCCTGTTGGGCTCATGGACGTAGTTTCAATACCGTCCGCCGACCTTTACTTCAGGATAGTGCCGGACAACGCCAGATACATGAGGTCTGTGCAGGTACAGAAAGAGGAGGCAGGCTTTAAGTTAGCTAGGGTTCTAGATAAGAGAATAGTGAAGGGCGGAAACATTCAGCTCAATTTGGACGGAGGGCGCAATATACAGCTGGCTAAGGACAAAGCCTCTGAGTACAAGTTCCCCACCCTTACTACGCTTAAGATAGCCATTCCGAATCAGGAAGTCCTAGGATATTACGAAGTTAAGGAGGGCAACTACGCCATCATAATCGGCGGTAAGAACGTGGGAAGGCATGGTACTATAGCGAAGATACAGAGGGCAACTTACAAGACGAGAAGGTATAGTATAGTTACTGTTCAGACAAAGGACGATAAGACGTACGAAACCAACTTGGAGAACATTATGGTTATAGGAAATGAGCAGCCCGAGATAAAGGTGGACTGAAATGGCAGAGCAGGTTCAAGTTACTAAAAATCCCATGCAAGGGGTCAAGTTAGCCAAGGTCACTGTAAACATTGGCTTAGGTGAGTCTGGCGAAAGGCTAGAGAAAGCTTACAAGCTATTAGAAGAGCTTACGGGAGCTAAACCTGTCTATACAAAGGCCAAAAAATCAATCAAGGAGTTCAACATAAGGAAGGGACAGCCGATAGGCGTAATGGTAACATTGAGGGGAGAGAGGTCCAAAGAGTTCTTAAAGAAAGTGCTATCTGCAGTTAATTTCAGGCTAAAGGCGTCGAGTTTCGATAACGTGGGTAACGTTAGCTTTGGCATAGCGGAGCACGTGATTATTCCGGGGACTAGGTACGATCCTGAGGTAGGGATATTCGGAATGGACATAGCGATAACCCTTGAGAAGCCGGGCTATAGGGTTCAGAGGAGGAAGAGGAAGAGGAGTAAGATAGGCCCAAAGCAGAGGGTTAGCAAAGAGGAAGCAATGAACTTTTTAAGGGAAACTTTCGGTGTTACCATTATATGAATTGGTGAGGAGAATGGGCAAGTACAAGCCACCGGCTGAGAGGAGGCATGGAAAAGGGGTTCAGGAGTGCAGGAGATGTGGGAGTAGGGATTCCGTGATCCAGAAATACGGTATTTACTTGTGCAGGCAGTGCTTTAGGGAAGTTGCATACCCCATGGGCTTTAAGAGGTTGAGGTGATAGTCCGTGACAAATCTAAACAGTTTAGCCAACGCGTTAGTCAGCATAAATAACAACGAAGTAAGGAGGAATAAGCAGGCTATCATAATGCCTGCATCAAAGCTGATAGTTAACGTTCTTAGAGTAATGCAAAAGGAGGGTTACGTGGGGGAGTTCGAATATATAGATGATGGAAGGTGGGGAAAGGTCACAGTTCAGTTGTTGGGCAGGATTAACAAATGCGGTCCTATAACTCCTAGGTTCTCCCTGACTTATAGGGACATGATAAACCTTCCGGATCACATTAGGAGATATCTGCCGTCAAAGGAAATAGGCATAATTATTGTCTCCACATCAAAGGGAGTAATGTCGCATAAGGAAGCGGCAAGGCAGAGGGTAGGAGGAATAGCCCTCGGTTACGTCTACTGAAAGGGGTGACATTTCACATGATGGAACCTCTAATTTACGAGGAGCTTAAGATCCCTAGCTCGGTTAAGGTTGAGGTGCAGGATGGCAAGGTAATAGTTAAGGGCCCAAAGGGGCAAGTAGAGAAGGACATATCCCACGCTAAAGGTATCATAGTATCGGTATTCGGAGATAAGGTAACTTTTGAGGCTACCTTTTCCACTAGGAGGCAAAAGGCCACGCTCTACAGCCTAAAGAGGGAGATAGAAAACATGTTCGTTGGTGTTACTAAAGGCTATAGGTACTACCTAAAGATAATATTCACCCACTTCCCTATTTCGGTTAAGGTAGTAGGCAACGAAGTTCAGATCACCAATCTGATTGGCGAGAAAAACATAAGGAAGGCAAGCATATTGCCTGGAGTTAAGGTTACGGTAAAAGGGGAGGATATAGTCGTTGAGGGATCGGATCTAGAGAAGGTGGCGCAAACAGCTGCTAACATAGAATCCGCGTCAAAAATAAAAGGTTTTGACAGAAGAGTCTTCTCCGACGGCATATACATTTACAAGAAGGAGGTAGTTGAATAATGGTCTCGACTGAACTGAAAAGGATACAGAGGCTTAGGGCTATTTACAAGTCTAGAAAACCGAAGTTTCTAAGATACGACTGGGACAAGTACTTTAGATTAGAAAGACAAGAGACGTGGAGAAGGCCAAGGGGAATAGACAACAAGACCAGGCTTCACTTAAAGGGATTCCCTAAGCTGGTATCCTCGGGCTACATAAAGCCAAAGGAGATAAGATATAGACATCCATCAGGATTAGAGGTAGTTTACGTTAGAAGTCTGAGTGACCTAGATAAAATACCCGCAGATAAGAGAAAAAGTGTAATAGCGATTTTAAGCGGTAGCATAGGGCTAAAGAAGAAAGCGGAAATTATAAAGAAGGCTTCTGAGTACGGCATAAGGGTAGCCAATGGTGGTGTATGATGCCGGATCTTTACTTACAAAGGAGATTAGCTGCGGACATTGCTAACGTTGGCCTAAATAACGTAAAGTTTTTGCCAGATTACTTAGACGAGGTAAGGGATGCCCTTACTAGGGAGGACGTAAGAAAGCTAATCGAGGAAGGAAAGATAATAATAGAGGAAAAGAGGGGGATCAGCGGATCTAGAACCAAGGTTAGGAGGAAGAACAGGAGAGTAAAGGGAGAGGGCAGAAGAACTGGAAGCAAAAAAGGCGGGAAAAACGCTCGTTCGAATAAAAGGGATACGTGGATTGCGAGGATTAGGAAGATGAGAGAGTACTTGAGGGAGTTAAGGGATAGTGGGACCATAGACAGCTCAACCTATAGGTTGTTCTATAGGAAAGCTAAGGGAGGAACGTTCAAGAGTCTGGCTGATTTAAGGAATGCCTTAAGGCAACAGGGCAAGATAAAGGGGTAGGTTCACATGGTGTCTGGACCAAATTATAAGGTTAAGTTTAGGAGAAGAAGGGAAGGTAAGACAAACTACTACAGAAGGTATGTCTATGTATTGAATAAGGCAACAAGGCTAGTGATAAGGATTACTAACAAGTACATAATAGCTCAGATAGTGAAGTTTGATCCAAAGGGAGATAAGACCGTTGTGATGGTCCACTCGATAGAGTTAGCTAAGAAGTTTGGGTGGAAGGGTGATACCAACAACACTTCAGCTGCCTATTTGACAGGCTACCTATTGGGACTAAGAGCTAGGAATGCTGGGATAGACTCAGCTGTGCTAGACATAGGACTTTTCACTCCGACGGTTGGCTCCAGGATATTCTACGCAGCCAAGGGCGCTGTAGATGCCGGTCTTAAGATTCCTCTAGGTGAGGATCTGAAGTTTGACGAAGCTCGCATAAAAGGGGCGCATGTAGCGGAATATGCGTCAAAACTGGAGACGGAAAATCCGGACAAGTTTAATAGGATATTCTCCGGATACCTAAAAAGAGGTCTAAATCCAAAAGATTTAGTAGCCCATTTCGAAGAGGTCTTAAATAAGATAAAATCTGGTGAGAAATAATGGCAGAGGAAGTTCCTGTAACTAACGTAGAGGAGTGGAAACCCAGGACTAAGATAGGGCAGCTTGTAAAGGAAGGCAAGATCACATCGATGAAGGAGCTTTTTGAGAAAAACCTGCCTATAGTCGAGCCCGAAATCGTTGACGTACTTTTACCCAATCTTAAGTACGAGGTCATTGATATTAGGGTAGTACAGAAGCAGACTGATGCAGGGGAGTTGTCTAGGTACAAGGTGTTAGTTGTTATGGGCAACTTCGACGGTTACGTAAGCATTGGGTTAGGAAAGGCTAAGCAGTTGAGGGTGGCAATACAGAAGGCTGTAAGAGATGCCAAGATGAATATTATCCCTGTTAGAAGGGGTTGTGGTAGTTGGGAGTGTACATGTGGAGAACCTCACAGTTTGCCCTTTACGGTAAGCGGTAGGGCGGGAAGTGTGGAAGTAGTGTTGAAGCCTGCTCCTAAGGGGACTGGTCTTGTCGTAGGGAGCGTTTTAAAGACGTTGCTATCTTACGCAGGACTGAAAGACGTTTGGTCTTTCAGCAATGGGGAGACTAGGACAAAGGAGAACTTCATTAAAGCTGGCTATAACGCCTTGTATAACACTTATAGGTTCGTTACTCCCGCAGACTGGGCTAGGAAGAGGTGAATGCAGTCATGCCTAGTCCAATCCTAGTTATAAGGATAAGGGGATCAGCTGGTGCTCCCTGGAATATAGAAGAGACTCTTATTATGCTAAGGCTAAGGAGGCCTTTCAACGGCATGATATATCCCAATACTCCCGCAGTAGTGGGTATGTTAAGGAAGGTTCAGTCCTATGTCACGTGGGGCGAGATAGATCAACAGACTTTAGAGCTAGTAATGGAGAGATTAAGGACTAGGAACGGCAAGAAGCTCAGTGACGACGTGGCCAAGAAAGTTTTGGGGATGAGCCTCGATGAACTAAAGAGAGGAATACTTGAAGGAAAAGTCTACGTGAACAAGTTAGATAATGTGTTAAGCCTTCCATTACGTTTCCACCCGCCCAGAGGGGGGTTTAAGGGCAAAGTTAACGCTCCCTTTGGAGCAGGTGGAGAATTCGGGTATAGGGGAAGTAAGATATTAGAACTCGTGAGGAGGATGGTGTAAAATGGTGGTAAGAAGGCAAAAGAAGACCAGGAAAATGAGAGGCCACAGGACTATGGGCTGGGGTGCAAAGACGCAGCACAGGGACAGAGGAAAGGAAGGAGGAAGGCAAGTGGGTATGCACAAGCACAAGTGGTCTTGGCTAGTAAAGTACGGCAAGGACTGGTACGGTAAGCATGGATTTGTAAATCCCACGTCAGCGGAGAAAACAGTTATAACGTTGAGGCAACTAAGCGAAATGATAACCAACGGTAAAATTCAAGTAGAGATGAAGGATGGAAAGATATACGTTGACTTGACTAAACTAGGGTACGAGAAATTGCTCGGAGGCGGGGGAGCAAGTATGCCCCTAGTTGTAAGGGTAGCAGAAGCCACTGAACTCGCTAAGAGTAAAATAGAGAAGGCAGGAGGCCAACTTGTCCTGGAACAAAAGGAGTGATTTTTGTTTTAATCACGGATAGTTTTGAAAAGGCCTTCTATTTTTATCTTACGTAAGCTTCTGCTATTAACGCGTTCTTTTGCGGGATAGAAAATATAAACCGGTTTTGCAAAGGATTGTTGAACATTTATGTCATTTATGGACTCTTTAGCGAAACTGGGGCAAGTACTGCCAGCAGTAACAAAGCCGTCTCAGAAACCTTCGCTAAACCAGAAGCTAATATGGTCTATTGTTGCAGTGGCCATCTACCTCGTTATGTCATCCGTGCCCCTTTATGGCCTTCAAGTGTCTAACTCGTCTTTTTTCAGCAATTTCCTTCTTGAACAAGTTATATTCGCATCTACTGCAGGGACATTAGCACAACTCGGCATAGGTCCCATCATTACCGCTGGTTTAATAATGCAGATCCTGGTAGGGTCCAAGCTCATTAACATGAACCTAAATGACGAGGAGGATAGGGCTAAGTTTACGGAAGCGCAAAAAGGCCTAGCGTTCATATTCATAATTATTGAGGCTTTTCTATTTGGCTTCGCACTGGCAGGAAATTCTGGCCTCTCGAGGTTAGATTTTGCCTCTATTATAGCAGGCCAACTAATAGTTGCAACGTTCTTCATACTGCTTTTGGACGAGATGATCCAGAAGGGATGGGGGCTCGGATCCGGAGTTAGCCTATTCATATTAGCTGGAGTCATGAAGATAATGTTCTGGTACATGTTCGGAATCGTCACGGTCTCTTCTCAAAACCTTCCAGTTGGTTTCTTCCCATCCCTTGTCTCTACCGTGGTTTCTCACAGTAATATCCTTGAGCTCGTAGTAAACACAACGAAGCCCTTCCAGCCCGATTTAGTGGGATTGGTCTCTACTGTAGGGCTTACAATACTTATAATATACTTGGAGTCCATAAACATAAACATTCCAGTAACTTCTCAAAAGCTCAGGGGAATAAGGAGGACCATTCCCCTAAATTTCCTATATGTAAGTAGCATTCCAGTTATATTCGTAAGCGTGTTAGGTGCAGACATCGAGCTTTTCTCCACCTTGGCCTCGTACGTTTCTCCAGGCGTGCAGAGGGTGCTAAATGCCATAGATTCTGCGTTTGTGTTCCCTCCGCCTAATACGACCATCCCGCATAGCGTTTACGCTCTTGTCGAGGATCCGGTAGGTGCGATAGTGTACGCTCTGGTGTTTCTAGTGTTAGGGATAATATTTGGGCTAGTGTGGGTGGAGGTTGCCGGCTTAGACCCGGCTACCCAAGCTAGGTCCCTAGTCGATGCTGGGATAGAGATTCCAGGAATGAGGAGCAATCCAAGAGTTATAGAGGGCATACTCGCAAGGTACATATACCCGCTGGCCTTCTTCAGCTCAGTGATAGTTAGCCTCATCGCGGTAGTAGCCACATTCTTAGGAGTATACGGGACGGGTGTGGGACTTATACTTGCAGTGTCTATAGCCATGCAGTACTACAGCCTGCTAGCCTACGAGAGGTCGATAGAGATGTATCCTTTATTAAAGAGAATTATCGGTGAATAATAGTGGTGGGTGAATGGAAATGAAAATGGGCATCGTAACTGGAATCCCTGGAGTGGGGAAGACTACTGTACTATCTACTGTGGCAGAAATACTTCAAGAGAAGAAGGTCCCGTTCAAGGTTATGAATTTTGGCGACTACATGTTAAGGACCGCAGTGGAGAAAAAATACGTAAATAACAGGGACGAAATAAGGAAGTTATCCCTGGAAAAGCAGAGGGAATTACAGCAGGAAGCTGCTAGGCAGATAGTTAAGGACGCGGAGGCCCTAGGGGAAAATGGGCTTAGTTTTATAGACACTCACGCAGTGATTAGAACCTCATCAGGTTATTTGCCCGGATTACCTAAGCACATTATTGAAATACTATCTCCCTTGGTTATATTTCTGATAGAGAGCAACCCAAACGAGATTTTGAGAAGACAGCAAAAGGACTCGTCTAGGCAGAGGGCAGACTACAGTAGCGTGGATGTAATAAATGAAGTAATGGACTTCGCAAGATATGCTGCTATGGCTTCTGCTGTACTAGTAGGGGCTTCAGTCAAAATCGTGAATAACGTTGAAGGGGATCCAAAGGTAGCTGCGAACGAAATTATTAAGACATTGATGTGAGATGGGGTACCAAATCTTAGGTATCATTTTGTTATCTTTTTTGTCAAATTTTATAATATATATCATATATAGGAGTTTTATACAACGCAAACTATCGGACGCTATAAGGATGCTTGAATATTACAACTCGAGGCTGGAGAGGGTGGTCTCTCCCAAGAGAAAGGAAAAAGTGTATAAAAAGGTTTCATCGGAAATTAAGACCTACAACTCTAGGTTGTATAAGTATTCTTTTGTCCAGTCTGTTCTTCTTATAGCTTTCTACATGATCGACCTCTTCGTTATATTGACATACTTTGTGGTCCCAGTCAGTTTTCCCTATTACGTCCCATACCTCACCCTCGAGAAAGATGGTCAGTACTATCTAGACCTGGGTTACCTACTCGTATTTATATTGTCGTTCATACTTTTCACGCCTATTTCGTTAAGACGCCCGAAGATTATTTAAGCCATTAGAATTATCTAAAATTGGTCACTTATGCCTAGACCCGCACTTAGGTCAAGGTCACTTAGAAAGATAAGCGTTAAGCTACCAAGTGGTAGGTCTGCTACACACTACGAGAGGAGGAAGAACTCTGAGGCAGTCTGTGCAATGTGCAAAAGGCCTTTGAGGGGAGTACCCACCAATGGGGTAAACAAGCTGAGCAAGACTAAGAAGCGCCCTCAAAGGATGTTCGGAGGTTACCTCTGCCACTCTTGCCTGGAGAAGTTAATTAAGTCCTCCTTGAGAGGAAATTCATGATAGTTTTGATAAGTGGTCCTTCTGGTAGCGGAAAGACCACAGTTGCTAGGTCTCTTTCTGCAAAGCTAAACTTGGATTACGTCTCCGCAGGAGAACTATTTAGGCAAGTCGCTAAGTCTATGGGAAAGGACATCTTGGATCTAAACCTTGAGGCAGAAAAGGACTTTTCCATAGACAAGGAAATAGACAGGAAAATATTTGAAAGGGCACTTAAGGGTAACGTTGTAATAGAGTCCCATATTGTGGGTTGGCTTTTGAGGGACTTGTCTGACGTTAGCGTCTACCTATGGGCGCCTGTGGAGGAGAGGGCAAGGAGAATTTCTATTAGGGATAACCTTCCCTACCGGGAAGCCCTTAAAAAGGTTATAGCTAGAGAAGACAGCCACGGGAGTAGGTTCTGGAAGTACTACGGTGTTGATTTTTCTGACCTTTCCGCTTACGATCTCACTCTCAACACCTTTGGGTTAACGGCAGAAAAGGTAGTTGAAATAATCCTCCAATACATTCACTCCAAGAAATAGTTTTGTTAATCTCTCAACTGCTTTTAAACGTTAGAGAAGAACGGTGCGAGCAGTTGACCGTAGAGGCGCTTGTCCAACAACTTACTACTCAAGTCACCGAGATAGCGTGGAGCGTGTTTATACTGGCGTGGGCTGTTGGATGGGCTGTGAGGGGATCTCCTATACCTATATTCAAGGTAAAGAGGGCAGGGCAGGACATAATTGAGGACGCCATACTTGCGGCCTTCTGGCTAGCCGTTGGCACCACCGTGTTCAGCTTGATCTCTTATATAGCGGGCCAAGTTTAAAGGTGATCTCCCTTGTATAGCTCGTTCGAGTTTCTGGGGATAGCTTTCGACCTAGCTATTCTCACGTACTTTATAGGAACCCTAATAATGGGCCTTCCTATACCCGTTTACGGCTTGAAGAAATGGGGTCCTAAGCTTATTTCTGATGGAATATACTCAGCTGTTCTAGTAAACCTCTTTGAGCTCATCCTTTACGTCTCACAGGAGATCTCGTTGGCTATTGGCGCTAGCTGGGCGAACTTCTACCAGTGGATATACGAAGTTATAGCTCAAGAGCTAAACATCTTCTTCTTAGTTAAGGTACTTTACGCTGTGGCCGCTGCGTCGGAAGATCCTGCACTGAACGTACTTATGTCTCCTCTGCTTTTCATTTTTTCCTTTCTAACTGGGCTTATAACAACAATGGAGACTATCCTCATAATATCTTACATAGTGTTGCAGGACGACGGGTTATTCATAGCCATGGGGATATTACTGATGGCTTTGCCTTTTAGAATCGGGAGGAGCATTGGTGGTGCCTTGATAGGATTCGCGGTAGTCTTTTACATAGGCCTCCCTTACCTCCCAAACTTCTTGACTGGACTAGGCATGAATTTGCTCAACATGTCAAACGTGAACACCAATAACACTCAAGACGTTGTTACCTTCCTTATAACTTATGCTATTCCTTACTTAATAGAGAGTACAGTAGTCCTTCCCACAGCGTATATTACGATACTCTCTGGACTCTCAATAGGCCTTGGTTCGGCAATAAGCGGGTATTCCTCTAGGTTGCCTATACCCATTGACATCTTCTAGAAGGTGTAAAAGGATTGAAGAGCAAGACCTTGGCTGTAGTGCTTATAGCTGTAAACATGGTGATAATGTCGTTATCCACAAAAAACGTCGTTTACTTAGTCTTCAACGCCATTCTAATTGTAGTAATTTACGTTGTTGTGACCCTTATTTCGAAGAGGTTTGCTGAGGGTTAGACTTTCTCTCCTTTTTTACCTCCTTAGTCATAAATATAGTAGTTCTTTGCCTTCCACCCATATTAGGTCAAGTAAAGTTAAAAGGCGATAATAAAAAGCCTTACCTATGAAAAAGTTTGAGTTCTTCGATCACACTGCCGACGTGGGGATAAGAGCTTACGGAAGGACGCTTGAAGAGGCCTTTGAGAACGCAGCGTTAGCTGTCTTTGAGGTAATGACCGACACCTCTAAGGTCGAGGGAAGGGAATGCAGAGATGTAGAAATAGATGGTTATGACCTCGAAAACCTGCTCTATAGGTGGATTGAATCCCTACTTGTGTTTTATGACTCCGAGCTTTTGCTCTTTAGTAAGTTCTCCGTTAAAATAGATCAAGATAACTTTAAGCTCAAGGGTAGGGCTTGTGGGGAAAAGTTTGACGAGAGCAAACACGAGAGGAGAACTTTGGTGAAGGC
Proteins encoded in this region:
- a CDS encoding 30S ribosomal protein S14, coding for MGKYKPPAERRHGKGVQECRRCGSRDSVIQKYGIYLCRQCFREVAYPMGFKRLR
- a CDS encoding archease is translated as MKKFEFFDHTADVGIRAYGRTLEEAFENAALAVFEVMTDTSKVEGRECRDVEIDGYDLENLLYRWIESLLVFYDSELLLFSKFSVKIDQDNFKLKGRACGEKFDESKHERRTLVKAMTYSEMRIERKDGTYELIFVVDI
- a CDS encoding 50S ribosomal protein L30 → MPSPILVIRIRGSAGAPWNIEETLIMLRLRRPFNGMIYPNTPAVVGMLRKVQSYVTWGEIDQQTLELVMERLRTRNGKKLSDDVAKKVLGMSLDELKRGILEGKVYVNKLDNVLSLPLRFHPPRGGFKGKVNAPFGAGGEFGYRGSKILELVRRMV
- a CDS encoding AAA family ATPase — encoded protein: MIVLISGPSGSGKTTVARSLSAKLNLDYVSAGELFRQVAKSMGKDILDLNLEAEKDFSIDKEIDRKIFERALKGNVVIESHIVGWLLRDLSDVSVYLWAPVEERARRISIRDNLPYREALKKVIAREDSHGSRFWKYYGVDFSDLSAYDLTLNTFGLTAEKVVEIILQYIHSKK
- a CDS encoding 50S ribosomal protein L5 → MAEQVQVTKNPMQGVKLAKVTVNIGLGESGERLEKAYKLLEELTGAKPVYTKAKKSIKEFNIRKGQPIGVMVTLRGERSKEFLKKVLSAVNFRLKASSFDNVGNVSFGIAEHVIIPGTRYDPEVGIFGMDIAITLEKPGYRVQRRKRKRSKIGPKQRVSKEEAMNFLRETFGVTII
- a CDS encoding 50S ribosomal protein L34e codes for the protein MPRPALRSRSLRKISVKLPSGRSATHYERRKNSEAVCAMCKRPLRGVPTNGVNKLSKTKKRPQRMFGGYLCHSCLEKLIKSSLRGNS
- a CDS encoding 50S ribosomal protein L14: MPEKLQMLGSRKARTPGIQNYTRVVVSDNSGGKEAVVIGVYGYRGVLRRVPFANVGDLVMVSVRKGTPEVRKQKFKAVVIRQRMPFRRPDGTWIAFEDNAVVIVNPDGTPKGTEVRGPVAREAAERWPKVASLATLVI
- the rplX gene encoding 50S ribosomal protein L24; protein product: MVSSKPTKQRKFIYNTPNHLRKLKLVAPLSKDLAKEVGVKRLPVRKGDTVKVMRGDHVGFEGKVAGVDTKSGRIAIEGLTRKKADGTPVYVWIHASKVQITKLDLSDPKRKEMIERKSKAKAQGE
- the secY gene encoding preprotein translocase subunit SecY, which encodes MSFMDSLAKLGQVLPAVTKPSQKPSLNQKLIWSIVAVAIYLVMSSVPLYGLQVSNSSFFSNFLLEQVIFASTAGTLAQLGIGPIITAGLIMQILVGSKLINMNLNDEEDRAKFTEAQKGLAFIFIIIEAFLFGFALAGNSGLSRLDFASIIAGQLIVATFFILLLDEMIQKGWGLGSGVSLFILAGVMKIMFWYMFGIVTVSSQNLPVGFFPSLVSTVVSHSNILELVVNTTKPFQPDLVGLVSTVGLTILIIYLESININIPVTSQKLRGIRRTIPLNFLYVSSIPVIFVSVLGADIELFSTLASYVSPGVQRVLNAIDSAFVFPPPNTTIPHSVYALVEDPVGAIVYALVFLVLGIIFGLVWVEVAGLDPATQARSLVDAGIEIPGMRSNPRVIEGILARYIYPLAFFSSVIVSLIAVVATFLGVYGTGVGLILAVSIAMQYYSLLAYERSIEMYPLLKRIIGE
- a CDS encoding adenylate kinase — protein: MKMGIVTGIPGVGKTTVLSTVAEILQEKKVPFKVMNFGDYMLRTAVEKKYVNNRDEIRKLSLEKQRELQQEAARQIVKDAEALGENGLSFIDTHAVIRTSSGYLPGLPKHIIEILSPLVIFLIESNPNEILRRQQKDSSRQRADYSSVDVINEVMDFARYAAMASAVLVGASVKIVNNVEGDPKVAANEIIKTLM
- a CDS encoding 50S ribosomal protein L15 encodes the protein MVVRRQKKTRKMRGHRTMGWGAKTQHRDRGKEGGRQVGMHKHKWSWLVKYGKDWYGKHGFVNPTSAEKTVITLRQLSEMITNGKIQVEMKDGKIYVDLTKLGYEKLLGGGGASMPLVVRVAEATELAKSKIEKAGGQLVLEQKE
- a CDS encoding 50S ribosomal protein L18, with translation MVSGPNYKVKFRRRREGKTNYYRRYVYVLNKATRLVIRITNKYIIAQIVKFDPKGDKTVVMVHSIELAKKFGWKGDTNNTSAAYLTGYLLGLRARNAGIDSAVLDIGLFTPTVGSRIFYAAKGAVDAGLKIPLGEDLKFDEARIKGAHVAEYASKLETENPDKFNRIFSGYLKRGLNPKDLVAHFEEVLNKIKSGEK
- a CDS encoding 30S ribosomal protein S4e is translated as MVHVTRYSAPWFLRISKKEYKWTVRVSPGPHSLQASIPLSLFLRDYLKVATNLREAKNIISAGKILVDGRVRRDYRYPVGLMDVVSIPSADLYFRIVPDNARYMRSVQVQKEEAGFKLARVLDKRIVKGGNIQLNLDGGRNIQLAKDKASEYKFPTLTTLKIAIPNQEVLGYYEVKEGNYAIIIGGKNVGRHGTIAKIQRATYKTRRYSIVTVQTKDDKTYETNLENIMVIGNEQPEIKVD
- a CDS encoding 50S ribosomal protein L32e, which gives rise to MVSTELKRIQRLRAIYKSRKPKFLRYDWDKYFRLERQETWRRPRGIDNKTRLHLKGFPKLVSSGYIKPKEIRYRHPSGLEVVYVRSLSDLDKIPADKRKSVIAILSGSIGLKKKAEIIKKASEYGIRVANGGV
- a CDS encoding 50S ribosomal protein L6 produces the protein MMEPLIYEELKIPSSVKVEVQDGKVIVKGPKGQVEKDISHAKGIIVSVFGDKVTFEATFSTRRQKATLYSLKREIENMFVGVTKGYRYYLKIIFTHFPISVKVVGNEVQITNLIGEKNIRKASILPGVKVTVKGEDIVVEGSDLEKVAQTAANIESASKIKGFDRRVFSDGIYIYKKEVVE
- a CDS encoding 30S ribosomal protein S8 codes for the protein MTNLNSLANALVSINNNEVRRNKQAIIMPASKLIVNVLRVMQKEGYVGEFEYIDDGRWGKVTVQLLGRINKCGPITPRFSLTYRDMINLPDHIRRYLPSKEIGIIIVSTSKGVMSHKEAARQRVGGIALGYVY
- a CDS encoding 50S ribosomal protein L19e; amino-acid sequence: MPDLYLQRRLAADIANVGLNNVKFLPDYLDEVRDALTREDVRKLIEEGKIIIEEKRGISGSRTKVRRKNRRVKGEGRRTGSKKGGKNARSNKRDTWIARIRKMREYLRELRDSGTIDSSTYRLFYRKAKGGTFKSLADLRNALRQQGKIKG
- a CDS encoding 30S ribosomal protein S5 — encoded protein: MAEEVPVTNVEEWKPRTKIGQLVKEGKITSMKELFEKNLPIVEPEIVDVLLPNLKYEVIDIRVVQKQTDAGELSRYKVLVVMGNFDGYVSIGLGKAKQLRVAIQKAVRDAKMNIIPVRRGCGSWECTCGEPHSLPFTVSGRAGSVEVVLKPAPKGTGLVVGSVLKTLLSYAGLKDVWSFSNGETRTKENFIKAGYNALYNTYRFVTPADWARKR